One segment of Anopheles stephensi strain Indian chromosome 3, UCI_ANSTEP_V1.0, whole genome shotgun sequence DNA contains the following:
- the LOC118512253 gene encoding lysine-specific demethylase lid — translation MKNKSKNSLTNGSGSSSGSNSSGSGSENYANGSTYGTSGATTMTAGTGVGAGSASAGTMNGGGRHLQSSVSGLIAGNTAGGSISTADVGASDLGVECADEQQHQQQPSSYHNHNAHHNNRNHLYQQQKQGGGGGGNNRPHISLDKCDDFQFNVPPEAPVFEPSEEDFKNPLVYINKIRPTAEKYGICKIRPPSSWQPPFTVDVEKLTFTPRIQRLNELEAETRIKLNFLDQIAKFCELQGTTLKIPMVERKPLDLYTLHKIVNQEGGLEVVTKERKWSKVACRMGYQQGKSVGSNLRTHYDRLLYPFDVYRSGKVVDLANIDPEPSEDCEYEPHCIESRQQVQPPMTTTARRSQRFAQQQSNSKPTSTTGSSAGGSVRGSSDEMSPGKKELRHRSMLEFASKLAAAAREQAASNGSAWKEEKSAGGGGAHGYDPMAKYICHMCNRGDVEESMLLCDGCDASYHTFCLMPPLQDIPKGDWRCPKCIVEENSKPVEAFGFEQAQREYTLQQFGEMADQFKSDYFNMPVHLVPTELVEKEFWRIVSSIDEDVTVEYGADLHTMDHGSGFPTKASPYLTSSDQEYAESSWNLNNLPVLDESILGHINADISGMKVPWMYVGMCFATFCWHNEDHWSYSINYLHWGEPKTWYGVPGSRAEEFELAMKSAAPELFHSQPDLLHQLVTIMNPNILMNANVPVYRTDQHAGEFVVTFPRAYHAGFNQGYNFAEAVNFAPADWMKMGRECVNHYSKLRRYCVFSHDELVCKMALEPDRLNLGIATACYIDMAEMVDTEKKLRKNLLEWGVSNAEREAFELLTDDARQCEICKTTCFLSAVNCKCTKNLACLRHFAELCECPPENHTLKYRYTLDELPLMVQKLKVKAESFEKWLFRVRDVLDPSVASSITLEELQSIAHEAESQKFPNSVILERLNLSILEAQKCITVIQQLDINKIRTRTRNSLECAKYKLTMDELELFINEINNLRCVIREGDSVRELQRIGQEWLRQADKALKLRFKDTNVQQLNQLIEDGNGLCIELPQITELRDRLTQYKWYREVRTLRENTVDRLSLEEIKKLINEGMRILPHTVLEKELSQLHGIMLQIVDWEQSANQCFKTETQHKISEIDSLLERAQNIEAFLPLAGQLKDVLHKSKEWLHAIEALESSKNYNFFHTLQNLANRAKLLPVEMESKLLCETIFGTTTAGGGCYNRNGGQMLLFNSRGFIGASGEEWRGSRSSSSPSTSLLKRKRKGSISNLDDPIIPSGGLETIMKKIKEDSGIGEQDKRLLRAKLLLDWNESEGGLANSGDKHMLGSYASVQKQQPQQQHRPNSVGCDVVYHCAKCYEMVAKANVLRKYRHKQHHHHCRHHERHSRAMAVKQEQNQQQTANASNMSAMEQLLQIKILSEDDFAVVKGATTTDAAGSSFDDFSFKFGGDHYDGEDEPDDEEAADEVKAEDEDDDEEEAGDGVGQLGRNGCHGCKPPDEHRERESGVLKPLLACTAGASRIKAEPLDNADSSTDDREREEARKARCLESTSQGSESQPTANGGNRNSSGANGVSTSTNGSQQQQQRHDDRQRQEQQHQQTKVEHL, via the exons ATGAAAAATAAGTCTAAAAACTCTTTAACGAACGgaagtggcagcagcagcggcagcaacagTAGTGGCAGTGGAAGTGAAAATTACGCCAACGGCAGCACCTATGGGACCTCTGGGGCAACGACGATGACCGCCGGGACAGGGGTGGGGGCGGGCAGTGCCTCCGCTGGGACCATGAATGGAGGCGGCAGACATCTTCAATCCTCCGTTAGCGGGTTGATTGCTGGAAACACCGCAGGCGGATCTATTTCCACCGCCGACGTTGGTGCATCCGATCTGGGTGTCGAGTGTGCCGAcgagcagcaacatcagcagcaaccgaGCAGCTATCACAACCACAATGCTCATCACAATAATCGCAACCATTTGTatcagcagcaaaagcagggtggtggtggtggtggcaacaATCGACCACATATATCGCTCGACAAGTGCGATGATTTTCAATTCAATGTTCCGCCGGAAGCTCCGGTGTTCGAGCCGTCGGAGGAAGACTTTAAAAATCCCCTTGTGTACATCAACAAGATACGTCCGACGGCGGAAAAGTATGGAATCTGCAAAATACGTCCGCCGAGT TCCTGGCAGCCTCCCTTCACCGTGGATGTAGAAAAGCTCACATTCACGCCGCGCATACAGCGCCTGAACGAGCTGGAAGCGGAAACGCGCATTAAGCTGAACTTTCTCGATCAAATTGCCAAATTTTGTGAACTGCAAGGAACGACCTTGAAGATACCGATGGTAGAGCGCAAACCGCTGGATCTGTACACCTTGCACAAGATCGTAAACCAGGAGGGTGGCTTAGAGGTAGTAACGAAGGAACGCAAATGGTCAAAGGTAGCGTGCCGCATGGGCTACCAGCAGGGCAAAAGTGTTGGGTCGAATCTACGGACTCACTATGACCGTTTGCTCTACCCGTTCGATGTGTATCGCTCGGGCAAGGTGGTGGATTTGGCAAACATCGATCCGGAGCCTTCGGAGGATTGCGAGTATGAGCCGCATTGCATCGAGTCCCGCCAACAGGTGCAGCCTCCCATGACGACCACAGCTCGTCGTTCGCAACGTTTTGCCCAGCAGcagagcaacagcaaacctACCTCCACTACCGGTAGCAGTGCTGGCGGCAGTGTTCGCGGCTCGTCGGATGAGATGTCTCCGGGCAAGAAGGAACTGCGGCACAGGAGCATGCTCGAGTTTGCGAGCAAGCTGGCGGCTGCGGCCCGCGAGCAGGCGGCCAGCAATGGCAGTGCGTGGAAGGAGGAGAAAAgtgccggtggcggtggagcGCATGGTTACGACCCGATGGCCAAGTACATTTGTCACATGTGTAACCGAGGTGACGTCGAGGAATCGATGCTGCTGTGCGACGGATGTGACGCTTCGTACCATACGTTCTGCCTAATGCCACCGTTGCAGGACATTCCGAAGGGCGACTGGAGATGCCCGAAGTGTATTGTGGAGGAAAACTCGAAGCCTGTGGAAGCGTTCGGCTTTGAGCAGGCACAACGCGAGTACACGCTGCAGCAGTTCGGCGAGATGGCCGATCAGTTCAAGTCGGACTATTTCAACATGCCGGTGCACCTTGTACCGACGGAGCTGGTGGAGAAGGAGTTTTGGCGCATCGTTTCATCGATCGACGAAGACGTAACCGTCGAGTATGGGGCCGACTTACACACGATGGATCACGGCAGTGGCTTTCCGACGAAAGCGTCGCCATATCTCACGTCAAGCGATCAGGAGTATGCCGAATCGAGCTGGAACCTTAACAACCTGCCCGTGCTGGACGAATCGATCCTGGGCCACATTAACGCAGATATCAGTGGCATGAAGGTGCCGTGGATGTACGTCGGCATGTGCTTTGCCACGTTCTGTTGGCACAACGAGGACCACTGGAGCTACTCGATCAACTATCTGCACTGGGGCGAACCGAAAACGTGGTACGGCGTGCCGGGCAGCCGGGCGGAAGAGTTCGAGCTGGCCATGAAATCGGCTGCCCCCGAGCTGTTCCACTCGCAGCCGGATTTGCTGCACCAGCTGGTGACGATTATGAATCCTAACATTCTGATGAACGCCAATGTTCCCGTGTACCGGACGGATCAGCACGCGGGCGAATTTGTCGTAACATTCCCGCGCGCGTATCACGCCGGCTTTAACCAGGGATACAACTTTGCCGAGGCTGTAAATTTTGCGCCCGCCGATTGGATGAAGATGGGCCGGGAGTGCGTGAACCATTACTCCAAGCTGCGGCGGTACTGTGTGTTTTCGCACGACGAGCTCGTGTGCAAGATGGCGCTCGAGCCGGACAGGCTGAATCTGGGAATTGCGACCGCGTGCTACATCGATATGGCGGAAATGGTGGATACCGAGAAGAAGCTGCGAAAGAATCTGTTGGAATGG GGAGTGTCCAATGCTGAACGGGAAGCGTTCGAACTGCTGACAGACGACGCTAGGCAGTGTGAAATCTGCAAAACGACCTGCTTCCTGTCGGCCGTCAACTGCAAATGCACCAAGAACCTGGCCTGCCTGCGCCATTTTGCCGAGCTGTGCGAATGTCCGCCGGAAAACCACACGCTCAAGTATCGCTACACGCTGGACGAATTACCGCTGATGGTGCAGAAGCTGAAGGTGAAGGCGGAATCGTTCGAGAAATGGTTGTTCCGTGTCCGGGACGTGCTCGATCCGTCGGTTGCGAGCAGCATCACGCTCGAGGAGCTGCAAAGCATTGCGCACGAGGCGGAAAGCCAAAAGTTTCCGAACAGTGTCATCTTGGAGCGCCTGAACCTGTCCATCCTGGAGGCCCAGAAGTGCATTACGGTCATCCAGCAGCTGGACATCAATAAAATACGCACGCGCACGCGCAACTCGCTCGAGTGCGCCAAGTACAAGCTGACGATGGACGAGCTGGAGCTGTTTATCAATGAAATCAACAACCTGCGCTGCGTCATTCGCGAAGGAGACAGCGTTCGCGAGCTGCAACGCATCGGGCAGGAATGGTTGCGCCAAGCAGATAAAGCGCTAAAGCTGCGCTTCAAGGACACGAACGTGCAGCAGCTCAATCAGCTGATCGAGGACGGAAATGGGCTGTGCATCGAGCTGCCCCAGATTACGGAGCTGAGGGACCGGTTGACGCAATACAAATGGTATCGGGAGGTGCGAACGTTACGCGAAAACACGGTCGATCGGCTCTCGCTGGAGGAAATCAAGAAGCTGATAAACGAAGGCATGCGCATTCTACCGCACACAGTATTAGAGAAAGAGCTGTCCCAGTTGCACGGCATTATGCTGCAG ATTGTCGATTGGGAGCAGTCCGCTAATCAGTGCTTCAAAACGGAAACGCAACACAAGATCAGTGAGATTGACAGTCTGCTGGAGCGTGCGCAAAACATCGAGGCATTCTTGCCACTGGCCGGTCAGCTGAAGGATGTGCTGCATAAATCGAAGGAATGGTTGCACGCGATCGAAGCGCTagaaagcagcaaaaactACAACTTTTTCCACACACTCCAGAACTTGGCGAATCGGGCCAAGCTGCTGCCGGTGGAGATGGAAAGCAAGCTGCTGTGTGAAACCATCTTCGGCACAACGACAGCCGGTGGCGGTTGCTACAATCGAAACGGCGGTCAAATGTTGCTGTTCAACTCGAGAGGCTTCATCGGGGCTAGCGGTGAGGAATGGCGCGGCAGTAGATCGTCCTCATCGCCTTCCACCTCCTTGCTGAAGCGGAAGCGGAAGGGTTCAATCTCGAACCTGGATGATCCGATAATTCCAAGCGGCGGATTAGAAACAATTATGAAAAAGATCAAGGAGGACAGCGGCATTGGGGAGCAGGATAAGCGATTGTTGAGGGcaaagctgctgctggactgGAACGAGTCGGAAGGTGGATTAGCAAACAGTGGGGACAAGCACATGCTTGGAAGCTACGCGAGCGTGCAGAagcagcaaccgcagcagcaacatcgtCCGAATAGCGTTGGTTGCGATGTCGTTTATCATTGCGCCAAGTGCTACGAGATGGTGGCCAAAGCAAACGTGTTACGGAAGTATCGTCAtaagcaacatcatcatcattgccggCACCACGAGCGGCATAGCAGGGCGATGGCCGTAAAGCAGGAGCAGAATCAACAACAGACCGCTAACGCCAGCAATATGTCGGCCATGGAACAGCTGTTGCAGATAAAGATACTAAGCGAGGATGATTTTGCTGTCGTAAAGGGAGCGACGACAACCGACGCGGCGGGAAGtagttttgatgatttttcgTTCAAATTTGGTGGCGACCACTACGATGGCGAAGACGAGCCCGACGATGAGGAGGCAGCGGACGAGGTGAAAGCGGAGGACgaggatgacgatgaggaggaggCTGGCGACGGTGTCGGACAGCTCGGGAGGAATGGGTGCCATGGCTGTAAACCACCGGACGAGCATCGTGAACGAGAATCAGGCGTGCTCAAACCTTTGCTAGCGTGCACGGCCGGTGCCAGCAGGATAAAGGCGGAACCGCTCGACAATGCTGACAGCAGCACCGATGACAGGGAGAGGGAGGAAGCTCGAAAAGCGCGGTGTCTAGAGAGCACTAGTCAAGGATCGGAATCCCAGCCCACGGCAAACGGTGGGAACCGCAATTCCAGCGGAGCCAACGGCGTGAGCACCTCCACGAACGGctcccaacagcagcaacagcggcaCGATGATCGTCAGCGacaagaacaacaacaccaacagaCTAAGGTAGAACACTTATGA
- the LOC118512272 gene encoding serine protease easter-like, producing the protein MVLQRAVVVFLLITTSCGVLSQEDPECKTPTMSDGFCVSVERCRNIYSIIISPTPPSRGIQNYINRAACTLPGVTRSVCCQPLEVVPVPVTTTTTTSTTTTAAPVTTRPGSGPVMLVGAEPDSTAALDWSLLPTRNCGTITINRIAYGNATRVFEFPWMVLLRYESNGQLSDRCGGSLINSRYVLTAAHCVRTSSTIRLVKVRLGEHDKRQDVDCHVFSDGEEDCADPAIDVDIESMTVHKEYNRPIKFRHDIALLRMAREVEFSDSIKPICLPVNEDVRRKVLPKYIITGWGTTEQQSLSDVLLQAIVNHVTVPECQRKMNENFLYVTLADEWQMCAAGEGLVDSCQGDSGGPLGFSVDISGARFVQFGIVSAGVKSCGKESVPGIYTRVTSYMNWIVANMKP; encoded by the exons ATGGTGCTGCAACGAGCTGTGGTCGTGTTCCTGTTGATTACAACCTCCTGCGGAGTGTTATCac AAGAGGATCCCGAATGCAAAACACCGACCATGTCCGATGGGTTCTGCGTTTCCGTGGAGCGGTGCCGGAACATTTACTCCATCATTATCTCGCCAACGCCACCTTCGCGCGGCATACAGAACTACATCAACCGGGCGGCCTGTACGCTGCCGGGGGTGACACGCAGCGTATGTTGTCAACCGTTGGAGGTCGTACCAGTTCCCGTCACGACCACAACCACAACgtcgaccaccaccactgccgcACCGGTTACGACCAGGCCCGGCAGTGGACCGGTGATGCTTGTTGGCGCGGAGCCGGATTCTACGGCGGCACTTGACTGGAGCCTGCTGCCGACGAGAAACTGCGGCACCATCACGATCAACCGGATAGCGTACGGCAATGCGACGCGCGTGTTTGAGTTCCCGTGGATGGTGTTGCTGCGGTACGAGTCGAACGGTCAGCTGTCGGACCGGTGCGGCGGGTCGCTGATCAACAGCCGCTACGTGCTTACGGCGGCCCATTGCGTTAGGACGTCCAGCACAATACGGCT GGTCAAGGTGCGTCTTGGTGAGCATGACAAACGGCAGGATGTGGATTGCCATGTGTTCAGTGACGGTGAGGAAGACTGTGCCGATCCCGCAATCGATGTCGATATCGAATCCATGACCGTCCATAAAGAGTACAATCGGCCCATCAAGTTTAGGCACGATATCGCTCTGCTCAGGATGGCGCGGGAAGTCGAGTTTAGCG ATTCCATCAAGCCCATTTGCTTGCCGGTCAATGAAGATGTGCGCCGTAAAGTGCTGCCCAAATACATCATCACCGGTTGGGGTACGACGGAGCAGCAATCGCTGTCGGACGTGTTGCTGCAAGCCATCGTGAACCACGTTACCGTGCCGGAGTGTCAGCGCAAGATGAACGAAAATTTCCTGTACGTCACGTTGGCTGACGAGTGGCAAATGTGTGCGGCCGGTGAAGGGCTGGTGGACTCATGCCAGGGTGATTCGGGCGGTCCGCTAGGCTTTAGCGTGGACATATCCGGGGCCAGGTTCGTGCAGTTCGGTATCGTGTCGGCCGGTGTGAAGTCCTGCGGCAAGGAGAGTGTGCCCGGCATTTACACGCGCgtcacaagctacatgaactGGATAGTGGCTAACATGAAGCCGTAG
- the LOC118512275 gene encoding palmitoyltransferase ZDHHC16 yields the protein MSRIQWRLRELPKNISQTIRFRIQYGKQCIRSLTYNHHMNQSYASDVCMEPIFWFVDNFTHLLGPFFVFAVVCLTTAVVTICYWIGLPYWWNRNRYMTVFLMIVGHWLLLNVVYNFYKAASVSPGYPPEKELIAEAVSICKKCIAPKPPRTHHCSVCNRCVLRMDHHCPWLNNCVGYHNHRYFFLYMLYTTIGTLFIISFGLELGYGVLFLDEGGWKEMEPLQGHPVRFNLSGHIIPVTEMNDYEHDGMAPAEHDLPIPHPTHRTETIHGAILFMALINVATLFALGSLTAWHSTLITRGETSIEAHINKSETKRLAAMNKSYRNPYDFGPRKNWKLFLGITRKRTWWRHVLLPSSHKPEGNGLTWLTYEHAFDTADEWP from the exons ATGAGTCGTATCCAGTGGCGTCTTCGTGAGCTTCCAAAGAATATAAG CCAAACAATTCGATTTCGCATTCAGTACGGCAAACAATGCATCCGCTCGCTCACTTACAATCATCACATGAACCAGTCGTATGCGTCCGATGTTTGCATGGAACCGATATTTTGGTTCGTGGACAACTTCACCCATCTGCTAGGACCG TTTTTTGTCTTTGCCGTCGTATGTTTAACCACTGCCGTCGTAACAATATGCTACTGGATCGGATTACCGTACTGGTGGAATAGAAACCGCTACATGACTGTGTTCCTAATGATAGTGGGCCATTGGTTGTTATTAAACGTAGTGTATAATTTCTATAAGGCTGCTTCCGTGTCACCGGGCTATCCGCCGGAG AAGGAATTGATAGCTGAAGCGGTCAGCATATGCAAAAAGTGTATAGCACCAAAGCCTCCTCGAACACATCACTGCTCAGTATGTAATCGGTGTGTCCTACGAATGGACCACCACTGTC CATGGCTTAATAATTGTGTCGGCTATCACAATCATAGATATTTTTTCCTGTACATGCTGTACACGACGATCGGTACGCTTTTCATAATATCGTTCGGTTTGGAGCTGGGTTATGGCGTACTGTTTCTCGATGAAGGTGGCTGGAAGGAGATGGAACCATTGCAAGGACATCCAGTACGATTCAATCTTTCGGGACACATCATACCGGTG ACCGAAATGAATGATTACGAGCATGACGGTATGGCTCCCGCGGAGCACGATCTACCCATACCGCACCCGACACATCGAACGGAAACGATTCATGGTGCGATACTGTTTATGGCACTTATCAATGTGGCCACACTGTTTGCCCTCGGTTCACTGACTGCCTGGCACAGCACGCTGATCACACGCGGTGAAACCAGCATCGAAGCGCACATCAACAAATCCGAAACAAAGCGGCTTGCCGCAATGAACAAGTCCTACAGAAATCCGTACGATTTCGGCCCAAGAAAGAACTGGAAACTGTTTCTGGGTATAACGCGCAAACGTACCTGGTGGCGACACGTGCTGTTGCCCTCGTCCCACAAACCGGAAGGCAATGGACTGACATGGTTAACGTACGAGCATGCGTTTGACACTGCTGACGAGTGGCCTTAG